Below is a window of Staphylococcus succinus DNA.
TATTATAAAAATCAGAAATTACTTTTTTCCAACCAATTTCACCGTCAGCCACTTTATCTAGTAACGTTTCCATATTCACAGTAAAATCAACATCGATGATTTCTGGGAAATAATCTTTCACCTGTTCGTGCACGATTTCACCTAATTCAGTAGGCACAAAACGCTTACTTTCATTTTTAACATAGTTTCTCTTTTGGATTGTGTCAATTGTTGGTGCATAAGTAGACGGACGTCCAATTTTTAACTCTTCCATTGTTTTAACCAATCGCGCTTCAGTAAAGCGTGGTGGTGGCTGAGTGTAATGTTGAGATGATTCTATGTTCGTCGCAGTAACCATTTCACCTTCCTCAACATTAGGCAATTTATTTTCATTACCGCCTTCACTATCATCTTTCGTTTCAACATATAATGTCATAAAACCTTTAAATTTAATTGTTTGTCCGTTGGCACGGAACTTAATGTCATTTTGAGTTAAATCTAAAGCAACAGTATCTAAGATTGCAGGTGCCATTTGACTTGCTACAAAGCGTTCCCAAATGAGTTTGTATAATCTGTGTTGATCACGTGTAAGATAATCTTTCATTTCATTTGGTGTACGTAATGTACTTGAAGGTCTAATGGCTTCATGGGCATCTTGATCGCCCTGACCTTTAGCTTTACGATTAGACGTATAATTTTCACCATAAGTCTCTTGTATATAACCTTTAGCTTCTGATTTAGCTTGATCTGAAATTCTCGTTGAGTCAGTACGCATATAAGTGATTAAGCCAACAGTACCTTGTCTTTTTAAATCAATACCTTCATACAATTGTTGTGCCAACATCATGGTTTTACGTGCTTTGAAATTCAACTTACGTGCTGCTTCCTGTTGTAAAGTAGATGTCGTAAAGGGATTAGCAGGATAGCGTGTTTTTTCTTTCTTCGCTACCTTAGTTATTTCAAATTGATCCCCATCTAACTGTGTTGTGATTTTATCAACATCTTCTTTTTTAGTTAATTTATACGGTTTGTTTTTTAAATGAAGGAATTTAGCATTGAATTTTGATTTTTTATATCTAAACTCACCTTCTAATTTCCAATATTCTTCAGGCTTAAAGTTTCTAATTTCATTTTCACGATCAATGACTAGCCTTAATGCAACAGATTGCACACGCCCTGCTGACAAGCCTTTTTTAACTTTTTTCCATAAGACTGGCGAAATGTTATAGCCTACTAAACGGTCGAGCATACGACGCGCTTGTTGTGCATCAACAAGATCCATCTCTATACCTCTTGGATGTTTAAAACTATCTTTCACTGCCTCTTTAGTGATTTCATTAAACACTACTCTATTTTCCGTTGAATCTTCTAAATTTAATATGTTCGCCAAATGCCAAGCAATTGCCTCACCTTCACGGTCAGGGTCACTAGCTAAGAAAACTTTTTTTGCTTTTTTAGCATGTTTTTTAAGTTCTTTTACAACTGGACCTTTGCCGCGTATCGTAATATATTTTGGCTCATAATCATTTTCTACATCTACACCCATTTGGCTACGAGGCAAATCTCTAACATGCCCCATCGATGCGATAACTTTATATTTTTTACCCAAATATTTTTCAATGGTTTTAGCTTTTGCAGGCGATTCAACTATGACTAAATTTTCTGCCAAAGTAGTTACCCCCTTGCATTTCTAATTACAAAGATAAATGATAAACGGTGTATTTTGTTTTTGTCAATGTTTTTAATTTTCATTATCATTTCACCTCATGATTTATCAGTGTCTTAATTACATACAATCATGATTCCCTCAATGTTGGTGCTCACACTTTTTTTATTTTATTTTTCTATGTATATATACATATTTTTAATGAAAGTCATTTATAATATCACTTGGTCTCAAAACGATTTTTGCACCTTCTTGTGCACTCAATAAATTACCCTTTGTCAATTCATTAAACATGGATCCTGGCAAAACATATACTTCTCTATTTTGTTCCAAGGCGCAATGAGTCGTAATACGTGTGCCACTTACTGACTTAGATTCTGTAATTAATATACCTTTGGATAATCCACTAATTAATCTATTTCGTTCGGGAAAATAATATTTTTGTGGCGTTTGATTTGGTAAGTATTCGCTTATCACTAGCCCCTCAACTTCAAGTTGATTTCTGATTCCTTGTGTTTCTTTAGGATAATGATATAAATGTCCAAAACCTAGCACAGCAATAGAAGGCATATCCATACTTAGCGCATATCGGTGCGCTTTATAGTCGGCACCTTTAGCTAAACCTGAAACAATTGTCATGTTTACTTTTTTAAATGAAGGAAAAAGATAGCTTAATGCTTTGTCTGTATATTGAGTAGCATTTCTTGAACCAATGACTGCCAATGTGTTTGGCAATTGTAATATAGATATGTTTCCTTTGTAGAAAAGAATATATGGAGGGTCGTAAATTTCCCGTAGTAATTGAGGGTAATGGGGATGTGTAATCGGTATATAATTGACATGCCACTGTTGCATTTGTAATAAAATTTGTTCAACATTGTAATTTAAAAATTTATTATATATATGCGTTTTACGTCTAACATTCAAAATAGATAAAAACTGTTTGAGTAAATAATGTTGTTCAATTTCATTACACTCTAAGAAATAAGGATAACCTTTTAAAAGTTGTCTTATTTGCTGTGTAGTCAATCCAGAAAAACGTAGTTTTAAATATTGGTATTCTTTCATAAAAAACTCCTTTTACCATTTATTATATAAGGTTAAGAAGCATTTTAAAGTTACGTTAAGACAACATTTTATGTATAAATTTAATGCGGTTTTAAAGAGTAATTATAAATTTAATCGAATAGTAGTTATTGTAACTCTACACTACCGAATATTCATCTAACTATTTAAAACGATTGACTGAAAGCAATATATAATTGCTTGATAGCTATGTTGGCAACTGATTTTCTACTATATGTAAACTAACATTAACGGTTTAAGCTAACCCTATTCCATGATTTTCATAAAAAATACACTTAAAATAGCGCAAACTCCGACATATTTTCGGAATTTGCGCTGCTAGATGCTAAAAATTATTGTTTTACAGTTAATAATTGCTCGTAAATGCCTGCTTCTTTAGCCGCTTCTATTAGTGTTGTACCAATTTCTGACGGCGTATCTGCTGTCTTAACACCACAACTGTTAAGTGTTTTAATTTTTTCTTCGGCAGTACCTTTACCGCCTGAAATAATCGCACCAGCATGGCCCATACGTTTACCAGGAGGTGCTGTTTGACCACCAACAAAACCTACTACTGGTTTTGTCATATTTTCTTTAATCCATTCAGCCGCTTCTTCTTCAGCAGTACCGCCGATTTCTCCAATCATAACTACTGCTTTAGTTTCATCGTCTTCATTGAATTCTTTTAATACATCTATAAAGTTTGTACCATTAACTGGATCTCCACCAATACCTACAGCAGTAGTTTGGCCAATACCTTCTTCAGTTAATTGATGTACAGCTTCATAAGTTAATGTACCTGAACGAGATACTACACCTACATGACCTTTTTTGTGAATGTATCCTGGCATAATTCCAATTTTACATTCGTCAGCAGTAATAACACCTGGACAGTTCGGTCCTACAACACGTGTTTTCTTACCTTCTGAATAACTTTTAACCTTAATCATATCAATAACAGGAATATGTTCTGTAATACAAATCGCTAAATCTAACTCAGCTTCAATACATTCCAAGATTGCATCTGCTGCAAATGGCGCAGGTACATAAATTACAGATACCGTAGCACCTGTTTCTTCTTTAGCCTCTTCTACAGTGTTGAATACTGGCACGCCTTCAACAACTTGTCCACCTTTACCAGGTGTTACCCCAGCAACAATTTGTGTACCATATTCAAGCATTTGTTGTGTATGGAAAAGGGCAGTTGACCCTGTGATACCTTGTACAATTACTTTTGTATTTTTATCAATAAATACGCTCATCTTAGTGCTCCCATCCTTTCCTTACGCTTCTTTAACAAGTTTTACGATTTTTTGTGCGCCTTCTGCCATAGTTGCAGCTGGTTCAATTGCTAATCCTGATTCCTTAAGAATTTCTTTACCTTTTTCCACATTTGTACCTTCTAAACGAACAACAAGTGGTAAAGTCAGTTCTACTTCTTTAACTGCAGCCACAATACCTTCTGCAATAATGTCACACTTCATGATGCCACCAAAGATATTAACAAAAATACCTTTAACATTCTCATCACCTAAGATAATTTTAAATGCTTCTGTGACTTTCTCTTTAGTTGCGCCGCCCCCTACGTCAAGGAAGTTTGCGGGATTTCCACCGAAGTGATTAATCGTATCCATAGTTGCCATAGCTAAACCAGCACCATTAACCATACAACCAATATCTCCATCTAAAGCAATATATGATAAATCATACTTAGAAGCTTCGATTTCTTTTGGATCTTCTTCTTCTAAGTCGCGTAATTCTTGGATATCTTTATGTCTGAATAATGCATTATCATCAAAATTCAATTTCGCATCTAACGCTAAAACGTTACCATCACCTGTAGTAACAAGTGGATTAATTTCAACGATTGAACAATCTTTTTCAATGAATACATTATAAAGTGATACTAAAAACTTAGCTGCTTTATTAATTGATTCTTTAGGAATATTAATATTGAAAGCAATTCTTCTTGCTTGATACGGTGCTAAACCGACAACTGGATCAATTGTTTCTTTGAAAATCTTTTCAGGTGTTTGAGCAGCAACCTCTTCGATTTCTGTTCCACCTTCTTCAGATGCCATCAAAGTCACTTTATCAGTTGCACGATCAATAACAAAACCAACATAATATTCTTTTTGAATATCACAGCCTTCTTCTATGTAAAGGCGTTTAATTTCTTTACCTTCAGGGCCAGTTTGATGCGTTACTAATGTCTTACCAATTAATTCATTTGCATAAGTTTCAACTTCAGAAAGTGATTTAGCTATTTTAACGCCGCCTGCTTTACCTCTACCCCCAGCGTGTATTTGAGCTTTCACTACATATACATCTGAATTTAATTCTTTTGCTTTTTCTACCGCTTCTTCAGCAGTAAATGCTACACGTCCTTCTGGGACAGCAACGCCCATAGAACGAAATATTGCTTTACCTTGATACTCGTGGATATTCATTCTCCATCCTCCTGTTTCTTAGGTTAAGTTCATAATCAATTATAAGAAATGAAAGCGCTATTGTAAACTGATTAAGTACACTTCTTTTAATTCTTTTAATTTACACATTAACTTTTAAGCGATTTAATTGGTTCAAAAGTCTTTCTGTGTTCATTTAAAATGCCGTGCTTTTTAATTCCTTCTAAATGCTGTTGCGTGCCATACCCTACGTTTTTTTCAAAACCATATCCTGGGCATTTAACTGCTAAATTTCGCATATATCTATCTCTATGTTCTTTAGCTAGTACACTCGCTGCAGCAATTGAAATACTTTTTGCATCACCCTTAATTATTGAGGTTTGCGGAATATCCACATTTAATGTCATTGCATCTATAAGTAAGTGTGTCGGTTTAACACTTAATCCTGATATTGCTCTTTCCATAGCAAGCTTAGTCGCTTCGTAAATATTAATTTCATCAATTTCGTCTACCGTGGCATAACCATACGCATAAGCATAAACATCCGCTAATAATTGGCGCTCTAAAATTTCTCTTTTACTAGCAGATAATTGTTTTGAGTCATTAAGCCCTGTAAAATGATGGTCTTCATTTAAAATTACTGCACAAGCTACTACAGGTCCTGCCAAAGGTCCACGTCCTACTTCATCTATGCCACAAATCAAGGATTCACTATCTTGGGCCAATATTTCATTTTCAAAACGTGACATTACTTTATAATTTTCCAATAGTAATTGTTGCTTATCTAATTCTTTTCGTCTACTCACAATCGCACTTTGGACGCCTTTTCTTTCATCATTATTAATAATTAGATTGTCTAATTCTTCCTTGGTTTCTATAGTTTGTAACATAGCCTTTATGTCTTTAATTGTTGGCTTCATAGTGCCCTTACACTTCCATTTCATTTACGATATCAAACGTATATGTGCCTATCTTAGCATTACGCACTTCATGAATAATTAAGTCTATTACTGCTTCATAATCTATTTCATTACCACGTCTCAACATACCTCTTCGACGACCTATTGCATCAAACCACTCAATATTATCTGCTTCTAAAGAGACATCAACATCATAATGTTTTTTTAGCCCTTCATAGTCATGTGCTTTCATAAATTCTAAGCCATATATGGCTACCTCATCTAAATGAACAATACTGTCCTTAATCGCTCCAGTAATACTTAATTTTTTACCAACTAACTGATCTTCAAATTTCGGCCATAAAATACCTGGAGTATCAAGTAATTGTAATGAAGTCCCTACTTTAATCCATTGTTGTTGTTTAGTTACACCAGGTGTGTTCCCTGTTTTAGTAACTGCTTTATTTGCTAATTTATTAATAAGTGTTGATTTCCCAACATTTGGAATGCCTACTATCATTGCTCTAATTGCACGTGGCTTCAATCCTTTGGCTTTCTCTTTTTCGAATTTTTCTTTTGTAGCTTTAATCGCAGCTTGTTCTACTAACTTCAACCCTTTACCATGTTTTGCATCAATTGATACTGGGAAATATCCCTTATCTTTAAAAAATGCTTCCCATTTTTCTAATTCTTTTAAATTAGCCATATCTTTTTTATTTAATATAACTACGCGTGGTTTGCGTTGAATGACTTCATCAATCATAGGATTTCGTGAACTGTAAGGAATACGTGCATCTACAAGTTCAAATACCACGTCAACTTTTTTTAATTGCTCGGAAACCTCTCTTTTTGCTTTAGCCATATGACCTGGATACCATTGAATTACCATTTATATCACCTTTCTTAATTCATTTTTTATTTATGAAACGTCAATTATTTTATATTTATTTACTTAATTCTTATGTGAATTAACAACAGACTATGAAATCATAACACGTTAGCAATATCTACTTAAATATAATAATCACACTATCATCGACTTATCTACAATTTTACAACATTATTCAACAATGCACCTCAATTATCTATAAATACTTAACCTTGCATTTATTAAAATTGATACTTTATAAATAAAATACTTTTGTTATTATAATTACTTATTAATTCTTCAAATACCTGCTTTTTAAATATATGTATGTTTTAATATAAATCAATAGTTATCTTTATCTTATTTAAAGAAAAATCGTTACAATAGGATTATATTTATTACATATAATGGGAGATACTTTTTATGAAGCGCAAGATTCTTTACATATCACTATTTATGTTTCTCGCAATAATCGGTCACAGTTATGTTATATATAGATTCATTTATGATGGCGTCTTATTCACAGGACCAAATGATGGGATGGAACAAATGGTCCCTATCCAAATGTACCTGTATGATAACTGGAGTCATGGTAATTGGTTCTACTCTTCTGACTTTGGTTTAGGCGGTGACTTTTTTACAGATTTAAGTTATTATTTTTCAACTAATATCATATTTATTTTTAACGTCCTAATCATTGTCATGCTTAAGGCTTTTATCCCTATGGATACTTCCGCTGTTATGTTTTGGATGACTAATGCGCTTATCATTTCCATCATTAAATCTACCTTTGCAATGGTTACTACTTTTATTTATGCAAAGTATATATCTTTAAATCGTAAAGTAGCAATGCTTGCCGCGTTTATCTTTGTCATTTCGCCCTTATACTTTAGGTTTACGGTATACTGGCCATTTTTTAGTGATATTTTTATCTGGTTGCCACTATTACTGTGGTCAATTGAACGTTTTTTTAAAAGTGGTAAAATTGGTGTTTTTATTATAGTAGTAACCATATCATTAATTAACAATTTCTACTTTGCCTATTACCAATTATTGACCGGTTTACTTTATTTTATTATTCGCATTATTTTTCGTCATAAGCAAGATATCATCCCAAGAGCAAAAGCTATTTTGACACTTTCGCTATCATCATTACTCGCTTTAGGTAGTAGCTTGTTTATATTTTTTCATGGTATTGAAAGTTATTTAAACAATAGACGTGTTTCATTTAAAGGCGATGTAGATTTCTTAGAACACTTTAATCGAAATACAAATCTTTTTTTTGATAATTATTTAATTGTAATTCTTTTTATTACCATTCAAGCTCTTTTATCTTTTAAATTATACAAACACTATTATTATAAATTATTTGCTTTTCTTACTTTATTTTCTATTTGCGCCAGTTTCTTTCCTTTTATTGATCAGTTATTTAATGGTTTATCGGCACCACAAAAACGTTGGCATTATTTAATCGCTTTTAGCTCAGCAATATTAATCGCACTATATACAAAATATTTTCGTACATTATCCATAAAAAATTATATTTTTTCTACATTAATTGGATTATCTTGTGTATTTATGAGTGCATGGTATTATGATGATTTTGTCGAGTGGATATGGTTTGTGCCAGTGGTAAGTTTAATAGGATTGCTTATTTTACTAGTTAATGAACCTTATGTGCGCGTCAACTTAACACAATTTTTCATTTTATCTATCATGATATTATCAATACTTGTCTCTATTGTATTTATACGCAATCAAATATACTATGAAGATCACATTCGACGTGGTAATGTACGTTACGCGACTGAAAGCCTATACGACTCTCCCCTACAACAACGCCTAGTGAATAAAATGAAGCAACACACAGGAGATGATGAGCGTATAGATTGGAGAGTAAATGACCAAGATAATACGCCTATGTATCAGCATTTTAAAGGTATGAGCTTATACTCTAGTATTTTTGATCATAATATCTTAGATTATTATTACGATGCATTAAAAATTAATATGCAAAATGAATCTGTAAGTATATATCAATCAACAAATGGTCGACAAAATATAGCAAGCTTATTTTCGGTACGCTATTTAATGATTAAAAATTACCAAGATAACATTCCGAGATATTTCAAAAAAATTAAAAGTGATGGACAATACCAAATATATAAAAATACTTTAACCCTTCCTTCTGTACGGATTACTGATAAAGTTTATGATGCTAAGCAATTGAAACACCCTGTAGATAGAGAACATGCAATGATTGATGGTGTTGTGATAAATCATCGCGGGCAATCTTATCCTCATAAAGCCGAGAATTTACTCAATCAGAGTGACATCACATATCATGATATCAATCATAAAAAAGAACACCTTATTCACATTGCTAAATCAAACGGCAGGATTCAAATTCATGTTCCTAAAAAGTTAAGCACCCGTTATAAAGACTTCTATGTAACGCTATTCGTTAAACGTGGGCGTCCCGATAGTAATTTTTCTGTAAATGTTAATGGGTATGTGAACAGTCGTTTGTTTAATAACTCTACTTATCGTACTGGGGTTGATACACAATTGTATAGAACTCAGCCAGATAAAAATGATAATATAAATATTGATCTTGCCCCGGGTGGCGATTACGAAGTAGATATCAAAGCACTACATGGGGTAAACTATCAAAACCTAATCAAAGCACATCATTCAAGTGATTTTGATCATCATTATAAAAATATTAAAAATGGTATTAAAGTTCATTTAGGACAACACAAAAAGGGTATTGCCTCTATAAACACACCTTATAGAAAGGGAATGCATGCATATATTGATGGGAAAAAAGTAAAACCATTTAAAGTTAATTATATGATGACAGGTGTGCCCGTATCAAAAGACAATAAAGAAATTGTAATTCAATATAGACCAAAGTATTGGTATACAATGATTGTTATTTCTAGCATATGTATTGTCGCAAGTGCTATCTGGGTATATTTTAGAAGAAAGAATAATATTTAATACGGCAAATAAATTATCTAAAAAGGAGTTTGTTAGAGATGAGGAATGGCCATGTTTAATAGACTTTGGTCTCACAAAGTTACACGTTTTATTTGTATAGCTTCAATGGGAATAGCAGTTGCCCTACTTTTATTCTCACCCTACATATATCGCTATTTGTCTCAAGGTATTGTCTTTAGCGGTTCTGGAGATGGCTATAGACAAATGATGCCGTTCCAAATGTATTTGTATGAACATTTAAGCCAATTCAAAGGATTTTATGATCAATCTTTTGGCTTAGGTGGCGATTATATTAAAGACCTATCTTATTACTATGCAACATCCCCTATTACTTTTATAAATTTTATTTTTGTGTGGATTTCAGATGTTGTATTTAATAGCAATCCTCATTCAATTGCATTTTGGGCAAGCAATCAATTAATTGTTTCATTTTTCAAGAGTGTAGCAACATTTATAATTGCTTTTTATTATTTTAGATATTTAAAATTAAAAGGTGGCATTGTTTTACTTGCCTCCCTATTATACGGCGCTTCAACTACAGTAATCTCCTTTAATTTTACATGGTCTTACTATGGGGATTTACTTATTTTCTTACCATTATCTTTATGGGCAATTGAACGTTTTAATAGAGAGAAAAAAATCGGATTGTTTATTTTTGCAATTGCATTAACACTATTTTCAAATTTCTATTTTAGTTATTATGAGGCTATCGTCCTTTTTGCTTATTACATATATAGAATCGTATATCCACATCCAAAAGATATTGCGACAAGAAAACAAAAGCTATGGGTGATACCTGTAGCAGCAGCATTAAGTTTATTGGTAAGTATATGGGGATTCTATACTGGTGTTTCTTCATTTTTACATAATGACAGAGTCAGCAATCCTCACTTTAAAATACCTTTATTCACTGATTTTGCACGTCAAAAACATTTTTTCACAAATGGTTTTTATATAACAGTTTCTATTATTGCTTTACAGGCTTTATTATCATTCAAATTATATCGTCATTATTATTACAAATTATTTGCGATTGCAACCTGGGTAATGCTTATCGGTTCTTTAACGCCATATTTTGATAGTATGTTTAATGGATTTTCGACTCCAGAACGTCGTTGGGTATACATTTTCGCACTAACAACAGCTGGATTAATCGCTCTATATATTCAACACATCTCTGAATTGACATTTTACACTTACGTCAAAACCGCTGTCCCATCAATACTCATCATGTTAGTAATGACGCTAATTGTTAAAAATGAGAAAATGACTTGGATGGTCGTGTGTCTCATTATCATGGTTTATCTCGGTATATTATTATACAATAAGAAGCTTTTCAACAAGCGTTGGTTCCCTATACTATTGGTATTGTTTATTATTCAACAAGGGCTAATTCTTTCAAATCATCATACGAATAATGTAAAGGGATATGAATCTACATTATCTGCAATAAAGGATTCATCCTATAAAAGTCCAAACCTAGCTAAAAAAATTAAAGATATCACTCAACGACGTGACAAAGATCCCTTTAGTAGAATCGACTATATGTCAAAATATGGACTAAACTCACCAATGATTTATCATTTTAATGGCATTGCCCTTTACTCTAGTATTTTCGATGGTGAAATACTAAAATATTATGACCAAACACTACAAATCAATATGCCAATAGATAAAAATAGTACCTACAGGTTGTTTAATAATCGAGCAAATTTAATGGCTTTGTGGGATGTGAATGACCGAATACGTCGTCCTCAAGATTTAAATATGACATATGGCTTTGAGTCTGAGGATGTTATCAAGCATGCAGATAATGAATTCTTTATTCATTCAACGAATCAAACTCCTTATCCAAGTGCACACATCACAGATAAAGTTTATAGTTCAAAGCAACTTAAATCACCTATGGATCAAGAACAAGCTATGTTACAAGGCGTTGTTTTTAACGGTCAAAATACACAGGCCAATAGTGATTTCAAGCCAAATGAAAACCTATTAAGTCATAGTTCTAGTTCATTAAAAGGTGCACACCGTGATGATAAAAATAATTTAATCGTTACTAATGATAATGGTGGCATAACATATCATTTGCCCCCTTCTCTTGCATACAAATATAAAGATATGTATGTCGAAATGGATGTCGAACTTTTATCACCAGATAAAGCGCACAGCGTGAGCTTAAACGACTATACACAACAACGTAATGAATTATCATATAAATATCGTCGTTTTGTTTCACCTGTTACCATGCGTGTTAAAGCAAACGAAGATTTGAACATCAAACTGCCTAAAGGTAAATATCGCTTTAATATCAAGGGGATTTATGGCGAAGATTATCATACACTCAAGCAAGCATCTAAAGATTTAGACGAAGTGAAAGTTGCAAAACAACGTAACGGTTACAACATAAAAAAAGACATTGAAGATAATGGGTATCTTGTTTTACCAATACCATATCGTGACGGCATGCATGCAAATGTTGATGGAAAAGCTGTTTCTGTCAAAAAAGGTAATGGTATCATGACTGTCATCCCAGTCAAAAAGGGTCAGGAAAATATAGAATTAAGATACACACCACCTTACTTATATATATTAATCACGCTCAGTATCATAGGCATAATATTAAGCATCGTCTTCGCAAAATTCATTAAATCTAAATAATTTTCAAATTTATGATAAATATTCATATAAACGACTTACATGTAGTATACCTAGTAAAATCGTCATTTCACTAGATATACTGATACTTATTTTTTAACAGCGTGAGCTTATAATATGAGTTCGAACGAAATATGTGCACAAAAAAAACGGTTCCTAAATTAGGAACCGTTTTTTCATGCTTATTATGCTGATTAACGAATTTCTTTAATTCTAGCAGCTTTACCACGTAATTCACGTAGGTAGTATAATTTAGCACGACGGACTTTACCGCGACGTTTAACTTCGATTGTTTCGATTTTTGGAGTGTGTAATGGGAATGTACGTTCCACACCAACACCTGAAGAAATCTTACGAACAGTGAAAGTTTCTGAGATACCTCCACCACGGCGTTTGATAACTACACCTTCGAATACTTGGATACGTTCGCGAGTACCTTCAATAATACGTACGTGAACTCTTAAAGTGTCACCTGGACGGAATGAAGGTATATCTGTGCGTAATTGCGATTGAGTTACTGCTTCAATTAATTTGTGATTGCTCATTATTTTTCTCTCCTTCAACCTATGTTCTTACCTTGACAAAATATAGCAGCGGACCATAGTGATTTTCGTGTGTCGCACACTTAAAATATATTAGCACACTGTCAGTCTTTTTTCAATTGATTTTTATATCTTTCTATTATATCTTTATCCTTATCCGTTAAAGTATAAGACTCTAATAAATCAGGACGTTTTTCAAATGTGCGTAAGATTTTTTGCTCGTGACGCCATGTTTCTATGTGTGCATGATTACCAGATAGCAATACATCAGGTACACCCATATCTTTATAATTGCGTGGACGTGTATACTGAGGGAACTCTAACAGTCCATCTTGAAATGAGTCATCTTCATGGGATTGTTGATTACCTAAAACGCCCGGTAATAGTCTAACTACAGCGTCTGTCATAACCATTGCTGGTAACTCACCGCCTGTTAGCACATAATCTCCCATTGATATTTCATCAGTAACCAAATGTTCTCTTATTCTTTCATCGTAACCCTCATAATGTCCACAAATAAATACCAAATGCTCTGATTCGCTCAATTCTTGTGCGATTTGTTGACTAAACGGTCGCCCTTGAGGACACATTAAGATGACGCGTGTGTCCTCTGTGTGTTCAATACTATCCATAGCATTGAACACAGGCTCCGGCTTCAATACCATCCCTTGCCCTCCACCAAATGGATAATCATCTACTTGGTTATGTTTGTTCTCAGCAAAATGTCTAAAATTCACGGTATTAACGTCTAACA
It encodes the following:
- the ylqF gene encoding ribosome biogenesis GTPase YlqF — encoded protein: MVIQWYPGHMAKAKREVSEQLKKVDVVFELVDARIPYSSRNPMIDEVIQRKPRVVILNKKDMANLKELEKWEAFFKDKGYFPVSIDAKHGKGLKLVEQAAIKATKEKFEKEKAKGLKPRAIRAMIVGIPNVGKSTLINKLANKAVTKTGNTPGVTKQQQWIKVGTSLQLLDTPGILWPKFEDQLVGKKLSITGAIKDSIVHLDEVAIYGLEFMKAHDYEGLKKHYDVDVSLEADNIEWFDAIGRRRGMLRRGNEIDYEAVIDLIIHEVRNAKIGTYTFDIVNEMEV
- a CDS encoding YfhO family protein; translated protein: MKRKILYISLFMFLAIIGHSYVIYRFIYDGVLFTGPNDGMEQMVPIQMYLYDNWSHGNWFYSSDFGLGGDFFTDLSYYFSTNIIFIFNVLIIVMLKAFIPMDTSAVMFWMTNALIISIIKSTFAMVTTFIYAKYISLNRKVAMLAAFIFVISPLYFRFTVYWPFFSDIFIWLPLLLWSIERFFKSGKIGVFIIVVTISLINNFYFAYYQLLTGLLYFIIRIIFRHKQDIIPRAKAILTLSLSSLLALGSSLFIFFHGIESYLNNRRVSFKGDVDFLEHFNRNTNLFFDNYLIVILFITIQALLSFKLYKHYYYKLFAFLTLFSICASFFPFIDQLFNGLSAPQKRWHYLIAFSSAILIALYTKYFRTLSIKNYIFSTLIGLSCVFMSAWYYDDFVEWIWFVPVVSLIGLLILLVNEPYVRVNLTQFFILSIMILSILVSIVFIRNQIYYEDHIRRGNVRYATESLYDSPLQQRLVNKMKQHTGDDERIDWRVNDQDNTPMYQHFKGMSLYSSIFDHNILDYYYDALKINMQNESVSIYQSTNGRQNIASLFSVRYLMIKNYQDNIPRYFKKIKSDGQYQIYKNTLTLPSVRITDKVYDAKQLKHPVDREHAMIDGVVINHRGQSYPHKAENLLNQSDITYHDINHKKEHLIHIAKSNGRIQIHVPKKLSTRYKDFYVTLFVKRGRPDSNFSVNVNGYVNSRLFNNSTYRTGVDTQLYRTQPDKNDNINIDLAPGGDYEVDIKALHGVNYQNLIKAHHSSDFDHHYKNIKNGIKVHLGQHKKGIASINTPYRKGMHAYIDGKKVKPFKVNYMMTGVPVSKDNKEIVIQYRPKYWYTMIVISSICIVASAIWVYFRRKNNI
- a CDS encoding YfhO family protein — translated: MFNRLWSHKVTRFICIASMGIAVALLLFSPYIYRYLSQGIVFSGSGDGYRQMMPFQMYLYEHLSQFKGFYDQSFGLGGDYIKDLSYYYATSPITFINFIFVWISDVVFNSNPHSIAFWASNQLIVSFFKSVATFIIAFYYFRYLKLKGGIVLLASLLYGASTTVISFNFTWSYYGDLLIFLPLSLWAIERFNREKKIGLFIFAIALTLFSNFYFSYYEAIVLFAYYIYRIVYPHPKDIATRKQKLWVIPVAAALSLLVSIWGFYTGVSSFLHNDRVSNPHFKIPLFTDFARQKHFFTNGFYITVSIIALQALLSFKLYRHYYYKLFAIATWVMLIGSLTPYFDSMFNGFSTPERRWVYIFALTTAGLIALYIQHISELTFYTYVKTAVPSILIMLVMTLIVKNEKMTWMVVCLIIMVYLGILLYNKKLFNKRWFPILLVLFIIQQGLILSNHHTNNVKGYESTLSAIKDSSYKSPNLAKKIKDITQRRDKDPFSRIDYMSKYGLNSPMIYHFNGIALYSSIFDGEILKYYDQTLQINMPIDKNSTYRLFNNRANLMALWDVNDRIRRPQDLNMTYGFESEDVIKHADNEFFIHSTNQTPYPSAHITDKVYSSKQLKSPMDQEQAMLQGVVFNGQNTQANSDFKPNENLLSHSSSSLKGAHRDDKNNLIVTNDNGGITYHLPPSLAYKYKDMYVEMDVELLSPDKAHSVSLNDYTQQRNELSYKYRRFVSPVTMRVKANEDLNIKLPKGKYRFNIKGIYGEDYHTLKQASKDLDEVKVAKQRNGYNIKKDIEDNGYLVLPIPYRDGMHANVDGKAVSVKKGNGIMTVIPVKKGQENIELRYTPPYLYILITLSIIGIILSIVFAKFIKSK
- the rplS gene encoding 50S ribosomal protein L19, coding for MSNHKLIEAVTQSQLRTDIPSFRPGDTLRVHVRIIEGTRERIQVFEGVVIKRRGGGISETFTVRKISSGVGVERTFPLHTPKIETIEVKRRGKVRRAKLYYLRELRGKAARIKEIR